The following DNA comes from Chitinophagales bacterium.
TGTCATAAATTTTATCGTAAACCTTATGCCCATTTATGCCCAAAATAATACAATCGGGCTGCTGTACATTACTTTGTTTTAGTAGGCTAACAATGTCATTTAGTTTTTGATTGTTGTTTTGCTGAAAATAGGTTTTAACAAAAACTAATTCTCCAAAATGCTGCATATTTGAATTGTTGCTTAAAGTAAAAAATGCTGCGTGTTCGCCTAAATAAGGAGCTTTGTGTTTGTTGTTTAATATTTCTGCATTTTCAGCATTATAATCAATAGCCAAATTTAAAGCTTTAGCTATTTCAAAGGTTTTTTCGTTAAGTTCATCTGCCGAACCAACTAAAAATCTTTTGTTGCCATCATTTTCGTGGCATTGCAAAATAGCATCTAAAAGTGTCCATTCAAAAGAGAAAATACGCTCGGAATAAGTAAAATTATATTGATGAATTTTTAGTTTTAAAGCTATGTTTCCGGCTATGGTATTGTGTGTAGATTGTATAAAAGGTGTAGGCGATAAGGTGCTTTCATTAAATTCTACTAAAGAAATTAAAAATTTTTCAGAATCAGTTATGCAACCTATGCCTGTTCCCACCATTATGCCGTCTATGTTTTCTTTGTCATCGCCTAAAGCATCAAAAGCGGCAACAGAGCTTATTTTTAAAATATGGCTGGTTCTTCTGGCATCTTTAGCATCAAAATATTTATTAAAATCCGGTTTTTGTGCTTCCAGCCACGTGTGGGTTGAATTAGGTAAAGCTAATTCTTGTGTGCCGTTTCCTGTGGCGGCATTTATTCCTTTGCCTGTTATAAAAATTTTCATGCTTTTTTAGAAATTATAAGTGATGTACAATTTCCTCCAAATCCCAGCGAATTACTCAGCACGTGTTTTATTTCTTTGTTTTCTATTAGCTTGGTTGTAGGTTCTAAATTTCTACCTTTTATGGGTGTTTTAAAATTTAAACTTGGAAAAACCATATTTTCATTCATAGAAAATAAAGAATAGATGGTTTCTATACTGCCACAAGCGGCTAAAGTGTGCCCCGTAAAAGGTTTTAATGAGTTAAAAACAGGCAATTTATCTGTTCCAAAAATGTCAATAATAGCTTTGCTTTCCGATTCATCATTATTGGGCGTTCCTGTGCCGTGGGTGTTTATATAATCTATTTCTTGAGGCTTAATTTGAGCCACTTTTAGTGCTTTTTCTATTGCCATTTTAGCTCCTACGGCTTCTTCAGAGCTGGCAGTTTGATGAAAAGCGTCATTGGCATTTCCCCAGCCGGTTATATAGCCTAATTTCTCTTTATTAGCCACTACTTTTTCGCTTTCTATCACTAAATATCCTGCTCCTTCGCCTAAGTTTAATCCTGCCCTATTTTCATCAAAAGGTTGGGTGTGTTTAGTGTCTAAAATACCTAAGGTATTAAAGCCATTTATGGTAAATTTAGACAAAGCATCGCTGCCGCCTACTATGGCTCTTTCCACCATTCCAGCTTTTATCATTTTAGCACCTAAAAGTATAGCATTTGCCGATGAAGAGCAGGCGGTGCTTATAGTAGTAGCATAGGTTTTTAACCCCATTTCTGTAGCTATTTTTAAGTTTAGATTGCCACAATCGTGTTCTGAAAAATAGTATTTTGGATTTTCAGCTTCTCCTTCTACTACGTATTTAAAACCTTGTTCAAATAAATCCATGCCGCCTACGCTGGTGCCACTTATTAAAGCGGTGTTTTCTAATTGTTGAGGTGTTAATTTAGCTTGTTTTATAGCTTCTTTTACCGCTATAATAGCCAGTAAAGTACCTCTGGTATTTACCGATACTTTTTTTAAATCGGCTTTGGCTTTTAACTCGTCATTGGTCAGTTTAATTTCTCCAACAAGTAGTTCGTTTTTGTGTATAGATTCTATAAGCTCTAACTTAGATACACCATGCCGACCTTGCTTTAATGCATTGAAATTTTGGTGTGCATTATTTCCTAAGGCAGTAATAACCCCATAGCCTGTTATGCAGATATTGTGAGGCAATATTAAACTTTGTTTTCTTTAATAAATGTGGCTAAAGTGCGTACACTTTTCATGGCTTTAGAACCCGATTCTTGATCTTTTATTTTTATGCCATAGTTGCGTTCTACCATTACTATAATTTCAAGGGCATCAATAGAATCTAATCCCAAACCTTCATCTCCAAAAAGAGGTTCGTCTGCATCTATATCTTCTGGCGATAAATCTTCCAAATTAAGGTGACTAATTAAATCTGCTTTCAATTTTTCTATTATTTCTTCCATGTTTTTTATTTGTTATAAAGATTTAAAAGGTTTTCAGGGTTCAAAATTACACTATTTTCGGTTGGTTTTTGGCTTAAATAACAAGCTAAAACATCTACAGAATCTTCAAAAACTTCTATCCATTCTATTAAAAAACTATTTGCTTTATCTAATGTTGTTTGCGTTTTAATGGCTTTTATTAGCATTTCTGCATCAAATTTTTCAGCAACCAAAAATATATTTTCTCCTACAAATTTGTGTTTTATACTTATTTCACCCATTACAATATTGGCTAATGTATATACAAAAACCGATGGGCTGGGTACAAAATTCTCTTTTTGTATGGTTTTGCTGTATTCAAAATCGGTATCTAAAGAAGCACTTTTGTTGGCAAAAATTAAAGAGCAGTTTTTGTCGGCATTTTGATTATTAAGTGCTAATTCTGCTGCTAAAAAACCAAACTTACACATGCTGTCCATTTTATAAAACTTTGGATAGGAAGTGCCTAACTTTTTGTAAATAGTTTTACTCAAACTCTCATTTTCAGCACATTCTATTTGTTGCACAGCACCGTTATTATTAAGCTTATTTTGCTTAATACGCACAAAAGAGTTTATGTAAATATTGTTATTCATGCTTTAATATTATGGCGGCATTGCAGCCACCAAAACCAGATGCTGTTTTTAATAAGGTGTTTATTTTTAGTTTTTTATCTTGTTTTACAATGTTTAGCTTAATATTTTCGTCTATTTCTTGGCAGTTTAAAGTGCAGAAAGCTACGTTGTTTTTCATCATTTCGGCACATAAAATAATTTCAAGTAAGCCTGCCGCTCCCAAAGTGTGCCCTATATAGCCTTTTAGGCTATTTAGCGGAATATGATTCAACTGTAAAGACTCAAAAGCTTTGCTTTCCATTAAGTCATTATAATTAGTGGCAGTGCCATGTGCATTTATAAAGTCAATACTGTGGGCTGTTATTTGGCTGTATTTTATGGCTTTATTTATGGCTAAAGCCAGTCCGCTTCCATCTCTTGACGGTCCTGAAATATGGTTGGCATCATTAGAAGTTGCTCCTCCTAATATCTCAATATCTGATTTTTCAGTACTTATTAAAGCTACGGCACACGCTCCGCCTATGTTAAGTCCTTTTCTGTTTTTATCGTAGGGCTGGCAAGGTGTAGCACTTAATGCTTGAAAAGTGTTGAATCCGCTAACCACAAAATTTGTTATTACATCTGCGGCACATACTATTATGTGGTCATATTGTTGGGTCTTAATTAAATCGGCAGCATAAATACATGCCGAAACTCCCGATATACAAGCATTAGATATTAATAAAGGCGTATTGGCAGTTTTAAAATGATTTTGAATATACTTGATGCTATGACTTAAAGAAGCTTCGTTTGGCATATTTGGCAATGCTTCTACATTTCCTTTTGTGGTAGATAAAATTAGTAAAGTATTTTTGTCTTTAAGCGATATATTAGATTGATTTACAAGGTTGTTGATGTAATAAATACACAGTTTTTCAAACAAGTTTTTATCTTCTTTTTGTAAACCGATTTTAGTGTAATTAATTGCTCCTACAGGAAAAGTTAAAGACTCATTAAATGAAAAAGTTTTTTCTTGTAAACCTGTTTTTTCGTTTAAAATATTATTTACAGTTTCTTTGGTAGAGCAACCTAAAGCACAAGCTATATTATATGTGTTGAGGTATGCTTTACGCATCTTGGAAGTGTTTTAGCTTCCATTTTTCAAAAAATGGTGGATTTGTAATGTAAAGTTCTTTGTCTTTATTTAAAAAAACTTGTATGGTTTTTCCTGTACACACTAATTTTTTAGTGTTTTGACTGAAAATTTTATATTGAAATTCAATTTTGGCAGCTTTGTTAAAAATAAAAGTGGCTTCTATAACTGCCGTATCGCCATAGTCTAAAGGAGCAAGGTGATTGATTTCTGTTTTAATAATAGGCGTAAAAAACCCATGACTAAAAACGGTTAAGTAATCTAAAGTGTATTTTAATCCAAACTGCTCTCTGCCTTCCTCAAAAAGGCGAACGTAATGCCCGTGCCACATGATGCCCATAGAATCTACATCGCTAAATTTAACGCGTTCGGTTGTAGTATGGGATAATTTCATGTTTATTTATTTATAAAAATACGAAGTTCAGCTTCCGCAATCATTTCATTATTTAATGTAATATTTGCTTTTACTATATTAATATTCATTATGGTGTGGGTATAAACTACCGTAGTTATAATTTTTTCGTTAAGTTTTGCCAGCTTGTTTACGGTATAGTTTTTTACTTGAGCTATAAAACCTTCATCGGGGTCTAAGCCTTTTATGTAGGTGTCGTATCCAAGAAAAGCAGCCGCAGATTGTGCCATGTTTTCAATCATGCCGTTTTCGTTGAAACCATTATTTTCAAAAAACAAATTATCTTCTTTTACTACTAATGACGTAGTGGCACTTTTCTCGTCAAATTCTAATAAATTATCTATCATAACAAAAGGTTTTTGCTGAGGGATAACTTTATTTATATTTTCTTTTTCTATTATCATTTTTAAAAATTAAGCCCAAAAGTCGTAATAATTAAACCAACTTTCAGGATATTTTTTCACAAAACTTTCTAAATGTTTAGCATATTGGTTGGCTATATCTTGCTGACCTTTGCTGGTATCTAATCTTCGGTGCTCTAAAGTGTATTCTTTCATTCCCGATTTTACTAAAGATACAATGGCGGCATTGGCATTAAATCTATCGGCTAAATAAAATGGGCCGTAGGTAAAACGAGCCGGTTTGCCAAAAAAATCGGCAGTGATGGTTTTTGTGCCTTCTAAATATCTATCGCCATGCAAGCACAGTATTTCTTTTTTTTCCATTACGCTTTGCAGTTCAAAAATATGGCTTCCGTCATATTTTATAGTAAAGGATTTAAAAAGTCCGTCTTCTTTTAAATCGTCCATTATTTTTTTAATGTGTGCCAATTCTGCTTCGTAGGTTAGTAGGTTTACTCTTTTCTTTAAATCTACTAAAAAACCGGCAGCTTCAAAATTTCCTACATGCGACATTATAAATACCGAAGGTTTATCTTCTTGAATCATGGCAAGCAAATTATCATAATTAGGCTTAACTAAAGTAAATTCTTTGCTTTTACCACTAAAAATTGCTGCTTTATCTATAAGCGTTTGCCCCATTTGGTAGTAGTTTTTCCAAATGTAAACTATACTTTTAAACCTGCTAAAGTGTAGTGCTTCTCTATAAAAACGATATATTTCTTTGTTTGTTTTTCTTGAAAACAGCACAAAGTAGGTTGTTACAAAAAGAAGCATGAAATAAGCAGAATACAATCCTAGGTTTTTAATTAACCAAATAAAAATATTGTATCCTAAGGCATTACCCCTTGATTCTCCTTTCCACTTCTGTTCTTCCATTATTGGTTTTCTACTGCCAGTTTTTGTATAATGTAGTTATAAAAATCTTGGAAAGTAATAATATCTACAAAATCTTCTGCTACTACTTTAAAGCCAAAATTGCTTTCAATAATCACTACTAAATCTACAAAATCTAAGCTGTCAAGCTCTAAAGTTTCTTTAAGGTTAGCTTCGGGGATAATTTCACTTTCTTCTACTTCAAATTCTTCTATTAAGAAGTCGTTGATTTTGTCAATTATTTCTGCTTCAGTCATTTTTAGTTATACTTTTTTTATTATTAATGTTGAGTTAGTTCCTCCAAATCCAAAAGAATTAGAAAGGATGTAATTTAGGTTTTTTTCTGTATATTTTTTTACAAGGTTAATTTTTGCACAAAAATCTTCTCCGCTTTCAAAGTTAATATTTGGTGCCATAAAGTTGTTTTGCATCATAAGCAAAGAATATACTATTTCGCTAGCTCCTGCCATCCAGCATTCGTGTCCTGTCATTGATTTTGTAGAACTTACCGGCACATTGCCTCCAAAAATTGAGTATATTGCTTCGGCTTCGGCTTCATCGCCCGCAGGCGTAGATGTGGCATGAGCATTTATGTAATCTATTTCTTCAGGTTTTAACCCGGCATCATCTAAGCATCTTTTTAAAGATACTGCGGCTCCATCGGCACTTGGCTTGGTTATATGTCCTCCGTTTGAAGAAAATCCGTAGCCTACTAATTCGGCAAGAATAGGAGCTCCACGTTTTACGGCACTCTCATATTCTTCTAACATTACTGTGGCGGCTCCTCCACTTGGCACTAATCCATCTCTGTTTTTATCAAATGGTCGTGAAGCTAAGTGCGGTTCGTTTATATGGTTTACAGAAAATGCACCTAAGCCATCAAAACTACCCATGGCATACAGGTTAATTTCTTGTGCACCACCGCAAACAATGCTTTTTTGCAAGCCGTTTTTTATCATTAAATAACCTACGCCTAAGGCGTGAGAGCCACTGGCACACGCTCCGCTTACCGTAAAATTTATTCCTTTTAAACTAAAAATAGTAGAAAGGTTCATGGTAACTGTTGAGTTCATAGATTTTAAAATAGCAGATGAACCCAAAAGCGTAGTGTCTTTTTTTTCTCTCATTTTATCTATGGCATCTATTGTAGATAAAGCTACGGAATCATTGCCATATAGTATTCCCACTTCGTTGTTTTCAAGAAAAGCTTCGTCTATTTTAGCCATATCAAAAGCTTGCTTGGTTGCCATAAAAGCCCATTCGCCTTCTTGAGATAAATTATTTCTGTATCTTCTGTGTAAAAGTGGTTTTAAATCGGGCTCTTTTACTATACCCGATAATGGAGAGCGGTAGCCAATTTCTACTCTATCGGGCATAAAACCAATACCACTAACGCCACCCATTAATGAATCTTTAACTTCACTTATGTTAGTGCCCAAACACGATTGTATGCCTATGCCTGTTATAACTACTCTTTTCATATATTAGGTGTACAATCCTCCGTTTACATTTATTACTTCGCCTGTTATGTAGCTGGCTTCTTTAGAAGCTAAAAAGCCTACCAAAGCACTTACTTCTTCTACTTCGCCAAAGCGTTTTAATGGAATATGGTTTTTATAATTGCTTTCATCTATATCTTCTGTCATATCTGTTTTAATAAAACCCGGAGCTACGGCATTTACGGTTATATTTCTTCTACCCAGCTCTTGTGCTAAAGATTTGGTGGCTGCTATAACGCCCCCTTTTGCCGCAGCATAGTTGGTTTGCCCTGCCATTCCTTTAACTCCAGATAAAGAAACCATATTTATTATCCTGCCAAATTTATTAGCTACCATTCCTTTTATAAGCAATCGGGTAATGTAAAAAAATGAATTTAAGCTGGTATTAATAACGCTTTCCCAATTTTCATCGGTAAGCCAAATCATTAAATTGTCTTGTTTAATACCGGCATTGTTTACCAATATCTCTATGGTTTTATCTTTATTGGTATCTAACCAATTTGTCAGCTTGCTTTCTATATCTTTTTTGTCAGAAACATCCATTTTTAGCAACTCGCAAGCTACACCTAAAGCTTCTACTTCTTTTTTAGTTTCTTTAGCTGCGGTATCGTTGTTTTTGTAGTTTAACAAAATATCATAGCCTTTTTTTGCTAATTCAATACTGCAAGCTTTACCTATGCCCCGAGAGCCTCCTGTTATAAATGCTACTTTGTTCATTAATTTAATTTTAATTGCTTAACAATGCTTTCAAGTAGCGGTCTTATTTCTACATCTTCTTTTATAAAAGGAACATCTTTTCCTATGGTTTCAATATGTTTTCGTGTTTTAGATGACAAGTTTTTATGGTTTTGTTGAATATTACATGCTTGACATAAAGATAAGGATAAAACTGCAATAACATCAAATGTATTTTGTATTACTTTATTGGTTAAAAGAGCTTCATTAGTGCCCATGCTTACTAAATCTTGATTGTCGTTATTGCTGGGAATGCTGTGTACATACACACTTGACGATAAATTTTGATTTTCGGCAGTGGTAGATGTGGCGGCATATTGAGCTCCTTGCAATCCTAAATTTAAGCCTAAAACTCCGGCATTTAAAAATGGAGCAAAAATTTCGTTGAGTTTATGGTTTAGCATAAAATTTAATTGTCTTTCTGCCAAAACACTCATTTTTATCATTACGTTTTTAAGTTTACTCATTTCGCAAGAAACAAAATCGCCATGAAAATTGCCTCCATGATAAATGTTTTGGTTTTCTATATCTATTATTGGGTTGTCAGATACAGAATTTAGCTCGTCAAGCAAAACTTCTTCTGCTTCGCTTATGGTTTTATATATTGGGCCTAATACTTGGGGCATACATCTTATAGAATAGTATTCTTGTACTTTTTTCTTAAAGATATTTTCATTTTCGTATTTGCTATTGTAGTAGGTTTCTTCTCTTTTAGATATTAGCTTGCTATCTTTTAGTATAGTTTGCATTTCATTGGCAATATATTGCTGTGTGGCATGTTTTTTTACTTGATTTAGTTCAATAGAAAAATGATCGTCAAAAGATTCAACTACTTCATTTATTAAACAGCCATTAAGTAAGGTGCTATTGAGTGCTTTTTGAGCATTAAGAATGTTTAAAATGCCCACACTTGTCATAAAAGAAGTACCATTAATTAGTGCTAAGCCTTCTCTTAAAGTTATTTCTAATGGTTTGATATTCAATTGGTTTAAAACATCTTTAGTGTTTTGCAATTTATCTTCATAATAAACTTTTCCTTCGCCTATTAAACATAATGCTATTTGAGAAAGTTGAACCAAATCGCCACTGGCACCCACGCCTCCATGCTGCGATACTACAGGTGTAATATTATGATTAATAAATTCTTTAAGTGTTTCTAAAGTTTGAAGGCTAACGCCACTATATCCTCTTGACAAGCTAACTAAACGACAAAACATAGCACCTTTAACCATTTCTTTAGGCATGTGCTTACCTACGCCTGCCGCATGGCTTCTTATTAAGTTTTTTTGTAGTTTTACTTGGTCTTTATCATCTACTCTGTACTGTGCCATAGGGCCAAGTCCTGTGTTGATGCCGTAAATAACTTTATCTTTAATAAAATTTTGTAAAAAAGCATGAGCTTCTTTATTTCTCTCAATAAGTTGATTGTCAAAAGAAACCTGCTCATTTTGGAGTACAACTTTAAAAAAATATGAAAAATAAATAGGGTTTAACGATAATATCACCATTTAATATATGTAAATTTGACACGCAAAATTAATAGAAATAAACTTTAAATTAAAAGAAACATTATGAAAAACCCCAAAAATAGGCAAGTTGACGTATTAGTTATAGGAGCAGGACCAGCAGGAACCGTGGCTAGTACATATTTAAACAGCAAAGGAATTGACGTTCTGGTAGTTGAAAAAGCAAAGTTTCCACGCTTTGTAATAGGCGAAAGTTTATTGCCAAGGTGTATGGATATTTTTGAAGAAGTAGGCTTACTAAAATTCTTAGAAAAGCAAAATTATCAAAAGAAAAAAGGTGTTATTTTCAAAAAAGACGGAGAAGATAGCATGTTTGATTTTTCTGAACAGTTTACGGCAGGAAGATCGGAAACGTGGCAAGTGCCAAGAGCTCATTTTGATAAAGTACTTACAGACGGAGCTCAAGAATTAGGTGTGCCTATTTTATTTGAAGTAGGAGCTACCGCTGTTGAACTGCACGACAATCACCAAGTAACAACAGTAGAAGATGCCGAAGGCAATCAATATGAAATTACCTCAAAATTCATTATTGACTCAAGTGGCTACGGTAGAATACTGCCAAAACTTCTAAAATTAGATGAAGATTCTTCACTACCAATAAGAACAACCATGTTTACTCATTTTTATGACAAGAAAAGAGAAGAATATAAAGCAGAATCGGAGTATATTGTTTATTTGGTAAATCCACATCATTATGTTTGGAATATTCCTTTTGCTAATAATACTACATCAATAGGCGTAGTGGGCGAAAATGAAATTTTTGATGCTAAAGAAGGTGGTGTTAAAGAAAAACTAACGCAACTTTTAGAAGATGAGCCATACTTTAAAAAGAGATATAATAGTGAAGATGTAGTTTTTGAGCCAAAAATGCTGAAAGGCTTTTCTGTAGGTGTTAAAAAATTGTATGGCAATGGATATGTGCTAACAGGAAATAGTACCGAGTTTTTAGATCCAATATTTTCTTCCGGTGTTACTTTAGCTACGGAATCTGCCATAATGGGAGCTAAGCTTGTAGAAAAAGAAATTAAAGGCGAATCTGTAGATTGGGAAAAAGAGTACGAAGAGCCGGTGCGTTTTGGTATAGATGTATTTAAAACTTATGTAAATGCTTGGTACGACCAGTCTCTACACCGTATTTTCTTTACTGAAAATCATTCAGAAAATTTTAGAAGACAAATATGTTCAATATTGGCAGGTTATGTGTGGGATATGGAAAACCCGTGTGTAAAACGCTACAAAACAATATTAAGTACTTTAGATAAAATTTTAGAGATACAGCATGACGAATAGTTGGTTTCTAATGAGGTAATGAGCTGATTTTATTTCATTTGAAGACTTGGAATTATAATAATTGAAGCAAAAATAAATCTGATGATTACTAAGTTTTTTCAAATAGCACTCGTTTTTTTATTGTTCAATTCTTGTCGTATTTGTTATGACGATTTTGCTATTGCTGTACTTTCTATTCAATATCATGGAGTAGATAGTTCTAATACCATTTTAGTTGTTCAAACAGATAAAACAGACTATAATGCGGTAATAGATACGTCAAGTTTGGGGATAATAGATTCTGCTAATAATTATACAGTTGAATTTATGAGTCCGTCAAGCGAATACAACTATTTAATAGTTTTACAAGAGACCAATCATGTTGACACCTTATCAAATTTCATTGAAATTAGAGGAGGAAAGTGTAATGATTTAAAGGGTATTTCTTATGTTTTTAATGGAGAAGTAAAATCTAATCAGCATATAGATGTAAATATGTAGTAATGTATTTTGATTTTTATCGGGAGTCTGTAGAGAAATAAATACTACTCACTCTCCCTAATATCTTTAATGTGCATTTGCAGTGTTGTGTTGCCATTCCATTCATTTTCTTCTAAAACAAAACATACATCTACTTTTCCTTTTAGTAAAGGCAGTTTATCTGCCATATTAAAAGCTATGCCGTTTAATGTATTTCCTTCTTTATCTGCTAAAAGGGTTTTTAAATGGTTTTCTCCCACTATCTTTGATTGTCCTGTGTCGGTTAAGTTTTTAACTACAAAAACAGGTCGCATATTGTATGGACCAAAAGGAGCAAACTGCTTTAAAATATTGTAAAAGCTTTTATTTATCTCGTGCAATTCTATGGTGCTATCTATTTCAATTTTGGGAATTAACTGCTCCGGCAATATCCTTTGCCTTACTTCATCGTCAAACTGCTGTTTGAAAGTTTCAAAATTTTCTATTTCTAAGGTAATACCTGCCGCAAATGCGTGTCCACCAAAATTGGTAAACAAATGGCTACAGGCTTCTAATGGTTCATACACATTAAAACCCTCTACCGAACGCACAGAACCAGTTAACCTCCCATTAGAATGGCATAAAACCACCGTAGGTTTGTAGTAGGTTTCGGTTACACGGGAAGCCACTATGCCAATAACGCCTTTATGCCAATTTTCTTGATAAACAACATTGCTAACTCTATCTTCATTTTCATTGGCTAAAAGTGTTAAAGCTTCTGCTGTAATATCTTTATCTAATGCTTGACGTTTTTGGTTGTTGTCTTGTAGTTCTTTTACTATTTCTTTGCCCATTAAAACATCTACCGCCATTTTAGCGTGTGCCATACGCCCTGCTGCATTTATGCGTGGCCCTATTTTAAATACCACATCATTTATGGTAAAATCTTTTTTTAAATCTAATAGCTCTACTATGTTTTTTAAACCTACCGATGGTTTTGTGTTGAGCTGCTTTAAACCAAAATGAGCTAAAATTCTGTTTTCATCAGTAATGGGCACTATATCTGAAGCTATGCTTATGCATACTAAATCTAAAAATTGATATAGTAATTCGTCTTTTATAAAATGCTTTTGAGCATAAGCTTGGCAAAGTTTAAAACCAATACCACACCCCGATAATTCTTTATAAGGATAAATACACTCTTTTTGTTTAGGGTTTAAAATGGCATGTGCTTTAGGCAATTCGTCTGCTGGTGTATGGTGGTCGCATATAATTATGTCTAAGCCTTTTTCATTAGCATAATTTACTTTTTCTATGGCTTTTATACCGCAGTCAAGTGCTACCATTAAGCTAAAATTATTTTTTGTAGCAAAATCAATTCCTTTAATGGAAATACCGTATCCTTCTTTGTTTCTATCGGGCACATAAAAATCTATATTTTCGTAAAACTGCTTAAAAAACAGCATACATAAAGCTACAGAGGTAGTGCCATCTACATCATAATCGCCATAAAACAGTATTTTTTGTTTGTTTTTAACGGCTGTTATTATCCTATTTACCGCTTTATCCATGTCTTTCATTAAAAACGGGGCATGCAACTGCTCTAAGCCGGGACGAAAATAGGCTTTAGCTTCATCAAAAGTTTCTATACCTCTTTGCACTAAAAGTTTGCAAAGCGTTTTATTTATTTTTAAACTTTTATAAAGCTTTTCTACTTTAGCTTTATCTGTGGGTTTATATGTCCATTGTTGAGGTATGTTCAAAGGTTTTTTATTCTATACTATCATTAATAATTTGTTGAAGTTTCTTTTTACTTGGTAATACAGTTTTATATTGACTGGCAAAAATCTGTTTGTTGTCCTTGGGCAATGTATATTCTACAATAGTTTTATCATT
Coding sequences within:
- a CDS encoding beta-ketoacyl-[acyl-carrier-protein] synthase family protein, which encodes MPHNICITGYGVITALGNNAHQNFNALKQGRHGVSKLELIESIHKNELLVGEIKLTNDELKAKADLKKVSVNTRGTLLAIIAVKEAIKQAKLTPQQLENTALISGTSVGGMDLFEQGFKYVVEGEAENPKYYFSEHDCGNLNLKIATEMGLKTYATTISTACSSSANAILLGAKMIKAGMVERAIVGGSDALSKFTINGFNTLGILDTKHTQPFDENRAGLNLGEGAGYLVIESEKVVANKEKLGYITGWGNANDAFHQTASSEEAVGAKMAIEKALKVAQIKPQEIDYINTHGTGTPNNDESESKAIIDIFGTDKLPVFNSLKPFTGHTLAACGSIETIYSLFSMNENMVFPSLNFKTPIKGRNLEPTTKLIENKEIKHVLSNSLGFGGNCTSLIISKKA
- a CDS encoding acyl carrier protein, which produces MEEIIEKLKADLISHLNLEDLSPEDIDADEPLFGDEGLGLDSIDALEIIVMVERNYGIKIKDQESGSKAMKSVRTLATFIKENKV
- a CDS encoding 3-oxoacyl-ACP synthase, with translation MNNNIYINSFVRIKQNKLNNNGAVQQIECAENESLSKTIYKKLGTSYPKFYKMDSMCKFGFLAAELALNNQNADKNCSLIFANKSASLDTDFEYSKTIQKENFVPSPSVFVYTLANIVMGEISIKHKFVGENIFLVAEKFDAEMLIKAIKTQTTLDKANSFLIEWIEVFEDSVDVLACYLSQKPTENSVILNPENLLNLYNK
- a CDS encoding beta-ketoacyl synthase → MRKAYLNTYNIACALGCSTKETVNNILNEKTGLQEKTFSFNESLTFPVGAINYTKIGLQKEDKNLFEKLCIYYINNLVNQSNISLKDKNTLLILSTTKGNVEALPNMPNEASLSHSIKYIQNHFKTANTPLLISNACISGVSACIYAADLIKTQQYDHIIVCAADVITNFVVSGFNTFQALSATPCQPYDKNRKGLNIGGACAVALISTEKSDIEILGGATSNDANHISGPSRDGSGLALAINKAIKYSQITAHSIDFINAHGTATNYNDLMESKAFESLQLNHIPLNSLKGYIGHTLGAAGLLEIILCAEMMKNNVAFCTLNCQEIDENIKLNIVKQDKKLKINTLLKTASGFGGCNAAIILKHE
- a CDS encoding acyl-CoA thioesterase, producing MKLSHTTTERVKFSDVDSMGIMWHGHYVRLFEEGREQFGLKYTLDYLTVFSHGFFTPIIKTEINHLAPLDYGDTAVIEATFIFNKAAKIEFQYKIFSQNTKKLVCTGKTIQVFLNKDKELYITNPPFFEKWKLKHFQDA
- a CDS encoding lysophospholipid acyltransferase family protein, with the protein product MEEQKWKGESRGNALGYNIFIWLIKNLGLYSAYFMLLFVTTYFVLFSRKTNKEIYRFYREALHFSRFKSIVYIWKNYYQMGQTLIDKAAIFSGKSKEFTLVKPNYDNLLAMIQEDKPSVFIMSHVGNFEAAGFLVDLKKRVNLLTYEAELAHIKKIMDDLKEDGLFKSFTIKYDGSHIFELQSVMEKKEILCLHGDRYLEGTKTITADFFGKPARFTYGPFYLADRFNANAAIVSLVKSGMKEYTLEHRRLDTSKGQQDIANQYAKHLESFVKKYPESWFNYYDFWA
- a CDS encoding acyl carrier protein, whose protein sequence is MTEAEIIDKINDFLIEEFEVEESEIIPEANLKETLELDSLDFVDLVVIIESNFGFKVVAEDFVDIITFQDFYNYIIQKLAVENQ
- a CDS encoding beta-ketoacyl-[acyl-carrier-protein] synthase family protein, whose amino-acid sequence is MKRVVITGIGIQSCLGTNISEVKDSLMGGVSGIGFMPDRVEIGYRSPLSGIVKEPDLKPLLHRRYRNNLSQEGEWAFMATKQAFDMAKIDEAFLENNEVGILYGNDSVALSTIDAIDKMREKKDTTLLGSSAILKSMNSTVTMNLSTIFSLKGINFTVSGACASGSHALGVGYLMIKNGLQKSIVCGGAQEINLYAMGSFDGLGAFSVNHINEPHLASRPFDKNRDGLVPSGGAATVMLEEYESAVKRGAPILAELVGYGFSSNGGHITKPSADGAAVSLKRCLDDAGLKPEEIDYINAHATSTPAGDEAEAEAIYSIFGGNVPVSSTKSMTGHECWMAGASEIVYSLLMMQNNFMAPNINFESGEDFCAKINLVKKYTEKNLNYILSNSFGFGGTNSTLIIKKV
- the fabG gene encoding 3-oxoacyl-ACP reductase FabG; this translates as MNKVAFITGGSRGIGKACSIELAKKGYDILLNYKNNDTAAKETKKEVEALGVACELLKMDVSDKKDIESKLTNWLDTNKDKTIEILVNNAGIKQDNLMIWLTDENWESVINTSLNSFFYITRLLIKGMVANKFGRIINMVSLSGVKGMAGQTNYAAAKGGVIAATKSLAQELGRRNITVNAVAPGFIKTDMTEDIDESNYKNHIPLKRFGEVEEVSALVGFLASKEASYITGEVINVNGGLYT